A stretch of the Nosocomiicoccus ampullae genome encodes the following:
- a CDS encoding YycH family regulatory protein, whose amino-acid sequence MLKEHIKTIFLTVLIILSCFLTYKTWIYTPEFESIDTTLSLPPMSSQGEVVSFKDTTRAYQAVHIKDNEEIGTMSKEFLDEFRDLFQGKEVTEVQQEQPINQLKSEALIESNEILIIDYYSEMPARTFLTMFEMDTDKDHIDFNFDRIILEMRDDDTILNLVTEDRTSFTSYKIDIPKSEIETVINNHSDLFIDYSMVISNAETSNRLTAIYGPKSPGKQKVHQFIPSTLSVSTMNETLFSSSDVEQKQSKDITVYESDTEIATYSANNYQYSFMNLKEADSNTLSPYRTIEKSFIFLNGHMGLTAKDILFDYDDEESTVIYKPMLNDYVVFSDEIMSEILVTVRKGTIAEYSRPMIQVNANIPSDLSTTLDDLEKVRYKIVIDENYDFSKVSKIILAYELKHNEDQSELNVVDYIPSWYILYDGEWVKYDIEDES is encoded by the coding sequence ATGCTTAAGGAACATATTAAAACAATATTTCTCACAGTTCTCATAATTTTAAGTTGTTTTCTGACGTATAAAACTTGGATTTACACACCAGAATTTGAGTCCATTGACACGACTTTATCTCTCCCGCCAATGTCTTCTCAAGGTGAAGTCGTATCGTTTAAAGATACGACTCGTGCGTATCAAGCAGTTCATATTAAAGATAATGAAGAAATTGGTACGATGAGTAAAGAGTTTTTAGACGAGTTTAGAGATCTCTTTCAAGGTAAAGAAGTAACCGAAGTTCAACAAGAACAGCCAATTAATCAATTAAAATCTGAAGCATTAATCGAAAGTAACGAGATACTCATTATCGATTATTATTCAGAAATGCCTGCACGTACATTTTTAACGATGTTTGAAATGGATACAGATAAAGACCATATAGATTTTAATTTCGACCGTATCATTTTAGAAATGCGTGACGATGATACAATTTTAAATTTAGTCACCGAAGATCGTACGAGTTTTACTTCTTATAAAATAGATATTCCTAAAAGTGAGATTGAAACAGTTATTAATAATCATAGTGACTTATTTATAGACTATTCGATGGTTATTTCAAATGCTGAAACATCCAATCGATTAACTGCGATATATGGACCAAAATCACCAGGAAAACAAAAGGTTCACCAGTTTATACCATCAACGCTAAGCGTATCGACGATGAACGAAACATTATTCTCATCGTCAGATGTTGAACAAAAACAATCTAAAGATATTACAGTCTATGAATCAGATACCGAAATTGCGACGTATAGTGCAAATAACTATCAGTATTCATTTATGAATTTAAAAGAAGCAGATAGTAATACACTCTCACCCTATCGGACAATCGAAAAATCATTTATCTTTTTAAATGGACATATGGGATTAACTGCTAAGGACATATTATTTGATTATGATGATGAAGAAAGTACAGTAATATACAAGCCAATGTTAAATGATTATGTCGTATTTAGTGATGAGATTATGAGTGAAATACTAGTCACAGTTAGAAAAGGAACAATCGCTGAATATAGTCGACCAATGATTCAAGTGAACGCAAATATTCCTTCTGATCTAAGTACGACGCTTGATGACCTAGAAAAAGTTCGTTATAAAATTGTAATTGATGAAAATTATGACTTCTCAAAAGTGAGTAAAATTATACTTGCGTATGAATTAAAACACAATGAAGATCAAAGTGAATTAAACGTCGTTGACTATATACCATCTTGGTATATTCTTTACGACGGTGAATGGGTGAAATACGATATTGAGGATGAAAGTTAA
- the yycI gene encoding two-component system regulatory protein YycI, whose translation MDWKLSKSIYIFVFLIINIVLIIVLYNQNKTSDSMEIKTNKTVQKSDDYKTNVNTTEEIKLTVLNGTRKEFQSATSSEESTNQGMLKSIRKVQSLDFEPSHVQEYVNQEMYKGSEYTYNSDTSNKEILYFNQMHNSLPIFNNSAARIKAVNKDEGIQLEQGYIENISANEYSKKEPVNDPLEAVEELMKEKEISKEAIILSSTLGYYLVLLHDNSNQVLLRPKWKLIIEEKDITRVIYVDAINASEEIIEGE comes from the coding sequence ATGGATTGGAAATTAAGTAAGTCGATATATATTTTTGTGTTTTTAATCATTAATATCGTATTAATCATTGTGCTTTATAATCAGAATAAGACTTCTGATTCGATGGAAATTAAAACAAATAAAACAGTTCAAAAAAGTGATGACTACAAAACAAACGTTAATACGACAGAAGAAATTAAATTGACAGTATTAAATGGTACACGAAAAGAATTTCAATCAGCAACATCTTCAGAAGAATCAACAAATCAAGGTATGCTAAAAAGTATTAGGAAAGTTCAAAGCTTAGACTTTGAACCGTCACATGTTCAAGAGTATGTCAATCAAGAAATGTATAAAGGTAGTGAATATACGTATAATTCGGACACAAGTAACAAAGAAATATTATATTTCAACCAAATGCACAACTCACTACCAATTTTTAATAATAGTGCAGCACGTATTAAAGCAGTAAATAAAGATGAGGGTATACAATTAGAACAAGGTTATATAGAGAATATCTCTGCCAATGAATACTCTAAAAAAGAACCAGTTAACGATCCGTTGGAAGCTGTAGAAGAACTTATGAAAGAAAAAGAAATTTCAAAAGAGGCAATCATTCTTTCTTCAACACTTGGATATTACTTAGTACTTCTACATGATAATAGTAATCAAGTATTACTTCGACCAAAATGGAAGCTAATTATTGAAGAAAAAGATATAACTCGTGTAATATATGTGGATGCAATCAATGCATCAGAAGAAATAATTGAAGGTGAGTGA
- a CDS encoding MBL fold metallo-hydrolase, with translation MKSTMKMSVLASGSTGNCIFVESDSGSILIDVGLTCKRTEIALNKIERSLNDIDAILITHEHSDHIKGLKVIAKRYNIPIFANKKTWEAIESKNIHVNEEQKFEFNALNYKEIIGLDVESFNVSHDAVDPQFYTLSQNDKKISVITDTGYVSDEMKGIIKDSDVFVFESNHDVDMLRAGRYPWPTKQRILSDIGHVSNEDAAHAMKDVITDRTKRIYLSHLSQDNNIKELARMSVEQVLNHHDIDTISHVALQDTDKDEPTKIYTL, from the coding sequence GTGAAATCCACAATGAAAATGAGTGTACTTGCGAGTGGCTCAACAGGAAACTGTATATTTGTAGAGTCAGATTCGGGTAGTATTTTAATCGATGTGGGTCTTACATGTAAGAGAACTGAGATTGCGTTAAACAAAATCGAACGCTCATTAAACGATATCGACGCGATTTTAATTACGCATGAACATAGCGATCACATTAAGGGGTTAAAAGTCATCGCGAAGCGTTATAACATTCCAATATTTGCTAATAAAAAAACGTGGGAAGCAATTGAATCTAAAAACATCCACGTTAACGAAGAACAAAAATTTGAGTTTAATGCTTTAAACTATAAAGAAATAATTGGCTTAGACGTCGAGTCATTTAACGTCTCACATGACGCAGTAGACCCTCAATTTTACACACTATCTCAAAATGATAAAAAAATATCGGTAATTACAGATACAGGATACGTTTCAGATGAAATGAAAGGTATTATAAAAGACAGTGATGTTTTCGTATTTGAATCAAACCATGATGTAGATATGTTACGTGCTGGAAGATATCCATGGCCAACAAAGCAAAGAATACTGAGTGATATTGGGCACGTATCAAATGAAGACGCAGCACACGCGATGAAAGACGTTATCACTGACCGAACAAAACGCATCTATTTATCACACTTAAGTCAGGATAACAATATTAAAGAACTTGCAAGAATGAGTGTTGAACAAGTATTAAATCATCATGATATCGATACAATATCTCATGTAGCATTACAAGACACAGATAAAGACGAACCAACAAAAATATACACATTATAA
- the rlmH gene encoding 23S rRNA (pseudouridine(1915)-N(3))-methyltransferase RlmH: MKLTLITVGKLKEKYWREAVKEYEKRLSKYASVSLIEIKDEQEPNNASAKDIEIIKNKEAERILSKIKPNQHVVTLEIGGKEHSSESFAKHYNNWKTQGKSNVVFVIGGSNGIGEEVLKRSNEAISFGKMTYPHQMMKVILLEQLFRVNKILNNESYHK, encoded by the coding sequence ATGAAACTGACACTTATAACTGTTGGTAAATTAAAAGAAAAATATTGGCGTGAAGCGGTAAAAGAATATGAAAAGAGACTCAGTAAATACGCGAGTGTCTCACTCATTGAAATAAAAGACGAGCAAGAACCAAATAACGCAAGTGCTAAAGACATTGAGATTATTAAAAATAAAGAAGCAGAACGTATTTTATCTAAAATAAAACCAAATCAACACGTCGTGACGCTGGAGATCGGTGGAAAAGAACATTCTTCAGAAAGTTTTGCAAAACATTATAACAACTGGAAAACACAAGGCAAAAGTAATGTTGTATTTGTCATTGGTGGAAGTAATGGAATTGGAGAAGAAGTATTAAAACGATCAAACGAAGCAATTAGTTTTGGAAAAATGACCTACCCCCATCAAATGATGAAAGTTATACTACTCGAACAGTTATTTAGAGTAAATAAGATATTGAATAATGAAAGTTATCATAAGTGA